Genomic segment of Leptospira perdikensis:
GAACCGATCGTCCCAAAGTTTCTGGAAGGGTGCGATGAAATTGGCGATCTCTTTCATTTTGTTTGGGTTCAGGTGGTAATAAATCTCCCGACCATTGGGTTCTTTAGCGAGTAATTCACATTCGGTAAGGATTTGTAAATGTTTGGAAACCGTGGGTCGTTTGGTATCAAAATGGGAGGCGATGGTTCCCGCTGTCATAGACTGGGTGGCCACAAGTAAAAGGATGGCTCTCCTTGTGGGATCGGCAATTGCTTGGAATACGTCTCTTCTTAAGTCCATTGTGTAGTCATTTGACTAATCAAATACGTGTAGCCATTTGGCAACACATTTTTGATCGGAAAGGGAGATTTTAAACGAGTCATTCCTTCTAATGGGAGTACTTACTTACGCCAGGGCATACGGAGGGCTTGGTCTGCCTTTGGCAGACGGGAGCGAATGCGGACCCCGAAGTACGCCCGGTCGGTCTATATTGGGAGATTGGTGGGAAAAGAAATTCGAGGCGCCCGAAAAAAGAAATAGAATCAGGGATTCTTTTGGAACCACCAATGTGTTTTTCCAGAGGAGGGATCTGGCAACACCTGGCGGATCAATGTTAGTGTTGTTTTTGATTTAACTATTTTTTTGAATTTTATCGGCAACAAACGCTTTGTAGGTGGGACTTCCAAAACTCACGTCCATACGAATGATTTCGGGAGCAATGTAGGGATGGTGTTTTTTGATGTATTCTTCGATCGCATCGTACTTGTCAGCTTTTGCTTTGAGTAGGATTTTGTTTTCGGTATCGACTGTGATTTTTCCTTCCCATAAATAAACAAGTTCGACTTCGGGAAAGATGGTTCCGGAAACAATGATTCCTTGTTCTAACATTTCGGAGATTTGTTCTTCGGCCATATCGCGGTCGCCGATTGTGGTAAATACTAAAATTTCTTCTGAAGCCATGAGGATCCTTCTTTGTTTTTACAAAGATCGGCTTCGCATGGGGAAACCCTTATTCTTTTGGAGATTTATTTTGTAAGTAGGATTGGAATCCTTCTCTAACTTGGTCTACCATTCCTGATTCACGGACGGAGCGAACCACTCGTTGCCAAAATTTGATTTTGCCTTCAAATTCATTCCAACCGAGTTGTAAGTCCATCCGTTTGATTTTCAGTAACATTCTTAGTTCTGTAAGAGACATGTCCTTCGGATCTTTGTCTAAATACCGTTCATGATCTGTTAGAGGATTGAAACTCATGGAATTATTTTTTCTTTAATACGAGTGACAAAAATAAAATAGCAAAAACTAAAAATCCAAATCCTGTTCCGAAACTCGCAAGGATAGGGTCACCCGCGGAAAGAAATTTTTGAATGCTTAAGTACACTCCATAGGAGATGTAGATAAAACCTAAGAAGATTAGGAAAATAGAAGTGAAAACCCAAACAGAAGAGAGAACCAAATTTTTAATATAAACTTGGAGGTTCTTCTGGATATAAATTGCCATTACTTCTACATAAGCAACGGTTTTGTTGATTAAGTCATCGAAGGCGGCTTTGATTCCGCCCTTTTTACGATGTTTTGATTCTTTGTGTTCCAATTATTTCTTCTTAAAAACCCAACCAAGAGCAAGACCAAGTCCAAGACCTACACCAAAGCCAATGACTGCCGCTTTTTGTGGATGTTCTTTCACATAAGTTCCCACAGTATCAATTACTTCTTTTGCTTTGATAGAAGCTTCTTCACTAGCTTTACCTAACTTTTGTTTGATGTCACTTACTTGTTCCATATACTTCTCCTTGGCTCTTTGTTCAATTTCTTTGGCTTTTTTCTCATACAACTTGATTTCATCGATGAGGGATTTGTCTTTTTTCACTTCTTCCATAAAAGTTACCTAATCTGGAACAACAATGTTCTCAAAATTATCAGTAAATCTGTATCCGATTCCCCAAATGGTTTCGATCCATTCTGGTTGTGCAGAATTTTTTTCTAGTTTGGAACGAATCCGCTTGATATGACTGTCGATCATCCTTTCAAAACCATCCCATTCTACTCCCCAAACTGATTCCAAAATCATTTCACGAGAAAAAACTTTTCCAGGTGAACCAGCTAGTAGTTGTAAGATGTCAAATTCCTTTCTAGAAATATTGATGATGTTTTCGTTTAAAGTCACACGTCTGCGGATGGAATCAATTTTTAGAGCACCACGAATGATTTCGCCGGCTTGTCCCACATTGGGTTTGATCCCAATTTTTTTATCCCATCTACGAAAGAATACATCCACTCGAGTTTTGAGTTCACGTACAGAAAATGGTTTTGTGATGTAATCGTCAGCACCTAACTCAAGTCCCATGATGCGATCAATTTCCTCTGTCCTTGCGGAAAGGATAAAAATCGGCGTACTTTCATCGGCCTTTCGGATGCTACGGCAAATTTCCATACCATCAATGTCAGGTAGAGAGAGATCCAGAATCACTAAATCAGGATGATTGGACTTGTAAAATTTCAAACCTTCTTCGCCATTTTCAAAAACGGAGGTTGTGTAGTGAGCAGAATCGAGAGATTTCCGGATTAGGTTCCCGATATCCGGATCGTCCTCAATTACCAAAATATTTTTCATGTTTTTCCCTTGAGTTCTTTCTCAATTTGGTTCTTGTAGTAGAAAAAAAAAGTAAAAAATGGAATCGGGAACACAAAGAGAAGCAAAATCGTGGGCGATGTTCGCCATCACAGGACCTAGGCTTAGGCCTCTGGAAGTGACGGAAAAACTAGGCATTCAGCCGGATTATTATCATGGTGCGGATGTAAAAGACATCGAAAATATGACAATTCCGAGTCATTGGCAGCTGAATTCGAAGCTTGGACCTGAATTCCCGTTACTCGATCATATCTGGGACCTTCTCAAAACCTTAGCACCTGTTCGTAAAAACCTAAAAGAATTCACAGAAAGTTATGGGTCTACCATTTATGCTTCCGTTGAATTTGCATCTGAGTTTACAAAAGGTGTGGTTCTCGACAAAAGGACTATGCTTTTGTTAGGTGAGATGGGCGTGGACCTGGAAATTATTCCGTGGACTGCCTCTGAGATTCTCTAAGGATCGCTTCACTTGGGAAAATAAGCCGAATGAGGCCAAATCGTTTTAAATACATATAACTGGAAAGAGGGAGCCCAAGAAGTACAAGGACTCGTTTTTTCAAACGGAGATCCCGTGCGATATTTAAGAGTTTGGTGAGTAGAGTTAAAGGAAGGTAGGGAAGGTTAGAAAGATCCATTTGGATATGAGATCTTGTTTGGAAGAATAACATATGCATCACCGAATCCATTTCTTCTTCCAATTCGGTATTAACCTTCTTAGACAAAATGACAATTTCATAAGCATTCTGAACTTCGCGCACACTTAGGTATTTTGTTTTTTTTGCCATTGGAGGTAATGTATGGTCTCACTCTCAAAAGATACACTCATTTTTCGTTCCCAAGTGATCCGAAAGGTTCGGGAGATATTATGGAGGGATGGATTTTTAGAAGTTGATACACCTAGCTTAAAACCCGTTGTGGGGATGGAACCGTATTTGGATCCTTTTGAAGTGCGATCACCCAATGGACGTGAGAAAGGTTACCTCATCACTTCCCCAGAATATAGTTTAAAACAAATGATGGCTAGAGGAATGACTCGGATCTTTGAATTAGCCCATACGTATCGGTCCGGTGAGATGGGTAGTGAGTTTCATTCCAAAGAGTTTCTTATGTTAGAACTTTATGCAAAAGGTATGAATGATAGTTCCTTACGAAATTATATAGAAATTTTTTTAAGAGAGTTGGTTCATAATTTTGGAACCAAAGAGGATCAGAAAAAAACATCTAACCCGGATTGGATTTGTCATCTTTCAGTGGAAGAGGCGTTTGTAAAAACTGTGGGACATGGATTTTCTCGCGAGGAATTGTTCGAGACGATTGAAAAACATAAACTATCCACATCTAGTCTGGCAGAACTTAAGGCATGGCAATATGAAGATCTTTTCTTTTTGGTATTTCTCAACTTGGTAGAACCAAAATTAGGTGAGGGGATTGTTTTTTTATACGACTATCCGCCGGAATGTGCAGCCCTTGCTCGAGTTGTGGATGGGGTAGCCAAACGATTTGAAATTTATTGGGATGGTTTGGAACTTGCCAATGCCTTCTATGAACTCAGTGATGCAAAAGAACAACGAAAACGATTTAGAGAAGAACAGGAATTAAGAGAGAAATTAGGAAAAGAAGTTTTTCCGATGGATGAAGATTTTCTTCGGTGTTTGGAAAACGGGTTTCCTGAATGTGCAGGAATATCCATTGGAATGGATCGGTTGTTGTTAAAGCTGTCCGGTAAACACGGGCTAGGTGAGGTTAGCCCGTATTGGATGGAGGTTTAGTTAAATTTTAGTCTTCTTCTTGGAATTTTTCGCAAGACTCAGGTACTTTCCCATCTTCCAAATCCGCACAAGAGAAGGCAGCCATATCCTTGGCACATTTTTTCATATCTTCTAAGTCTTGTTTGGTGAGTTTTTTTGTCGGTTTGTCGTTTGTTGGTTTTTGGCCTTCCACCACATAGTTTTTGTAACGTGCTTCACAGACATTGCCATTCACAAATTGAGACTCAACCATCTTTCTTTGGTCTGCCGGAAGGTCTTTTAGTTTTTCTTTCATACACTCAGAAGTTTTGGCGCACATCTTTTTAGAGAGTGATTGGAATTCTTTAGCATCCTTTACCGTTTGTGCGGTGATAAGGAAAGGGATTAGAATTAGTAAAAAAATGGAAATTTTTTTCATACGAAAACCATCTGCGAACAAAAGGCTTTCGTAAAGTTTTTTTTAGCTATTTTTTAGAATTGGAATCCTGCATCACGATCACATGTAGACGTTACATCTGTAAGTGTACTCATGTCATCATGATGACGAGTGCCCATCCCATTCCCATAATGGGGAGTTTTCCCGATGCCGATTGTACATCTCCAATTAAAGTTTTAGCAGGATTCTTGCCGGAGTTGGAAATGGTAATTTGTGGTAGTAATCAAACTATGGCTTACATGAGTTGAAATAGAATATTTTTCGTATTATTTTACGTTAGCTTATTGTCGGATAACGCATGTTTATTCTAGAATGTAAGCATCCCCTCTTTTTTTCAAAAGCCAATCGAAAATAAATTGATAAATATCGGAAATTTCCCTACATTTTGAGATTATGAAAAAAGTCCCAATACTTGTATTTTGTTTCTCTCTCGTAACAGGGCCGACGATGGCTCAGAATTTAACTTCACGTAATGCGGTAGTAATTCCTTCTGAACCCACAACGATTGAAGAATTTAAATCGTTACAATCAAACCTTGCCACCACAGCGGAGGGAGGGGCAGCTATCCTTGTACTTGCAATTTCCCTCTATGGGAAAAACCAAGATCTGGGCAGAAAAACAATTACACTTTCTGTGCTTTCTAAAAACAGACAGAAGTCAACCAAACCAACAGCAGTGGATGGAGTGGACTTAGGTGGAGGAGATCAGTTTTTACTCGGCCAATTGGATAAATACAAAATGTTGTCTGGTGGATATTGGAAAGGTGCCGAACCGGCTAATGGATACACGCCGACTTTACCTTTAACAGTGGAAACCTACACCAACCCATATTCTGGTGATGAATCCACAGGAAAACTCAAACTATTTGTCGCCACTCGTGGTGCTTCTAGTTTTCGACCTGTGTCAATGGAAAAAGATACGGATGGTCTTTGGCGAGCCAAAGAAATGAGTTCCCTTTTTGTTGGAATGATGCCAGCCAAATAGATGTTAGATTCTCTGATGGTTTGGCACCCTGTGGCCTTGGCTCTTCTTGCTACTGGGTTTACTTGGTTTTGTACAGCCTTCGGTGCTGGTTTTGTTTTTTTCTTTCGAACCGTACCGAGACCTGTTTTTAATGCGATGTTAGGATTTGCTTCCGGCATTATGATAGCTGCCAGTTTTTGGTCTTTGTTATTGCCGTCCATTGCCCTTTCCGAAAGGGCTGGAAATCCTGCTTGGCTTCATTCGAGTTTTGGATTTTTATCTGGAGGACTTACCCTCTATGTTTTACATAAACTCCTTCCTCATTTACATGTGGGATTGGAAGAAAACCATTTGGAGGGAGGGAAGTCTTCCTTTCAACGTAGTTTGTTACTTGTTCTTGCCATCACTCTCCATAACATTCCTGAAGGTTTAGCCGTTGGTGTTGCCTTCGGAGCACTTGGTGATGGATTTACTTACGAAGCCTTAATGGCTGCTGTGGTTGTTGCTTTCGGAATTGGAATTCAAAATATACCGGAGGGTGCTGCTGTCTCTATTCCTTTATTACGAGAGGGGTTTAGTGCCAGGAAAAGTTTTTGGTATGGACAACTTTCCGGATTTGTTGAACCAATTGGTGGCCTTCTGGGAGCTACTCTTGTTTTTTATGTGGAAAGTTTACTTCCATTTGCACTTTCTTTTGCTGCAGGTGCTATGATTTTTGTTGTTGTGGAGGAACTCATTCCAGAATCTCATACAGGGAAAGAAACGGAAATGTCAACCCTCGGTGCCATGTTTGGATTTGTTCTTATGATGGCTCTGGATGTTGGGCTTGGATGAGTTATCAAACAAACGATGAATTCAAATTCTTTTCTTAGCAATACTGTTCTTTATGATTGGATTCCCGATTTAGAATTTAATTCGTATGACCTTTCTGGCTTAGTTGTCCCAGGTCATGAATTAGAAGATGAGTGCAGAGTTGTTGAAGAGAGATTAAGTGCCTTTTTAGCAATTTATAAAAAAGGCACCTTGGCGAAACCAAAAGGTTTATGCACCACCTTCAAATATGCAATTTTAGAATCTACCGAGTTGGCACTTTGCCAAAAACTTGAGAGCCAATTGGGCGGGAGTATTTTGGTTGTATATGCAAAACCACTAGAACGTTGGTAAACAGGTCAAATAATGATTTTAAATAAAATTTCTCCTTATGTGGGAGTTCACTGTGAAACCACAACCACAGGGACTTTGTTGAAACATATCGGACTAGATCTCTCCGAACCAATGTTATTTGGTATTGGGGAAGGTCTTAGTTTTATATTTTGGAATATGAAGTCGATGGCTTTTCCTTTTATCGGTGGGCGGATCAAACCAGACCAATTAACAGCTAATATAACTAAAAATTTAAATCTAAAACTAAAAATTCAAGAAACAACTTCTAAGCCGAAAGCTTGGTCATTGGTTCGAGATTTGATTGATTCGGGAACACCTGTTGGTTTGAAATTAGATTGTTTTCATTTAGAGTATTTTTCTAAACCCTTTCACTTTGCAGGACATTATGCTGCTATTTATGGGTACGACCAATCAAATGCTTATTTGATTGATACAAAACAACAGGGTGGAAAGGTTCATACTTCCTTAAAAAGTTTAGAATTGGCAAGAAACGAAAAGGGGCCCATGGCTTCTAAAAATCTTTTTTATACAATTGAACTAGGGAAAAAACAAACAAACTTAGAAAAGGTGGTTAGACTTGCGGCAAAAAACAATGCACGTGAATATCTAAATCCTCCCATTACCAATGTATCTTATCAAGGGATCAGAAAGTTAGCCTCGAATTTGGAGAAGTGGTTTCATTCTTCCGAAGATATCCAAAGAGATTTTGGAACCACCGCAATGATGATGGAAAAGGCAGGAACGGGTGGTGCCATCTTTAGGAATTTGTATAGAGATTTTCTTTTAGAATCCTATGAATTAACAAAAGATCCTATCTTTAAAAATACTCATCTCCAATTCAAAGAGATCGCAACCCATTGGACAGAGATTATTTCCTTGTTCGAGGTTTTGGGTAAAACAGGTGAGGATCGTTTGTTACTTCAAATTAAAAATCTTTTGAATCTAATATCCGATTCAGAGTTTGAAGCGATGACAGAGTTATTAAAATTGAAATGATCTTATAGGTGCCTAAGATTTGACACCTATTCTTTAAATTCTATGTGTTCTCCATTTATTAAATTAGAATTGAGCAGTCACCATCAAATAAGCAAACTGAGCATTTTTAGAAAATTGATTTGTGTAAACTTGAGAGTTCATGGTGCGATCATTCACTTTGTTCTGGATGGCATCACCAGCAAATAACATACTATAACCACATTCTAAAATTAAATTTTTGTATGGAACGTTGTATTTAAAATCAATCTCGCGAAACAAACTTCTCCCAAGCATAGATACTGGTCTATTGTCACCGGCACCTTTTTCTGTCTGGACTTGGCTCATATCATACTGGTTGTTTGTTATAGATTCTGTACTGGCACCGGTTTTTGCAACTCCTGCTATATCATACCAACTATCCTGGAGTTTATGTTTTTCGATGACAAAATAATCAACTCGAAAAGACCCATAAGCCCCCAAGTTATAGGATGCGTTTACTGATTTTGATTTCATATTAACCCAACTGACTTGGTCGGCCATTCCATAAAACAAATGGTTGGTATGAAATAAGTTTTGAAAACTGGCAACGGAACCATCCGTTCTGTTGGGATCACCACTGCCTATATCGTAAGCCACACCTAATCTAAGTTTATCGATTGTGTATCCAATGTCGGCCCCAAAAGCAAAAGTTTTGTATCTTTCTTTTTCTGAATAAAGACTATGATTGTAGTTTGTATTAGTTAAAGGATCAATCAATGTCACATCAGTTCGAATGTCGTCCCATTTTGGTCGGATGGATTTTCCTGTAGTACCTGTTTGGACTGCATATTCGAAAGAATAATCGAAAGCTTGGAGAGCCTTTTTGTTCGGTTGGGTCCTGTTTGTGATTCGGATTCCATATGTATGTAAGATATCCCATCTACCAGCTCTAGATGTTGGAGTTCCCGTTTCTCCGGTGGTAAGAACTAATGATTGGTTTGTTCTCAAATATTCTTTCTGTAAACCTAAGTAATACAAATCAATATGGAAATAATCGGAAGGTTTTAGGGTATTATAAAAGCCTGTAAAGTAAGAGTCACCTAATTCTTGTCTTTGGGCATCTGGTTTTAAAGTACAAACTTTTGTTCCGTTGTAAGGACAATCTAGATAAGGGCTATATTGGTTTTTGACTCCAAAGGAGGTGGTGTTCCCTGCAATATCGGAGTGGCGTTCACTCACGGATGTAACAAACATATGGGAGGAGAAGTATTTATCTTCCCATTTCAGTCTTAGTCCATCGAAACTTCGACCCACATTGGTCCAATCTAAAGATCCCACCAAACGTTCGTCACCATATCTTAAAATTTGACGACCTGCTTGGATATGGAATGGCAGATTGAAGTTGTTTTTGACTTCAATGTATGCTTCACGAACATCTGTGCTTTGCCTTGTTCCATCATTGGCAGTGGAAAGACCGGTGAGAGAACCTTTTTCCGCTCCCCATAATCTTGCATCTTGGAAAGTAATTTTAGCGATCACATCTTTGGTAAATTCTTTTTGAACCCAAAATTGAATCTTCTGTCCTGTAAAATCTACGTTATCATTGGTGGTTCGATTGAAATCTAAGTTATACTTCATTTCAGGACGTACACGCACAAGGGCTCCCGCTGTAAAACCCTCAGACCAAGAAGGGGGTGGATTAGGTTTTGGTGGTTCTTGTGTGGGCGGAATCGTAGAACTTGTATTTGGTGATATGTTTGGAGTTTCTGGAGCGGGTGCCACTGTTTGTCCAATGAGTCCATAACCAATGAATAAATAAAAAAAGAGTAGGGTGATTGGTAATCTTCGCTTTTGCATTTTCTAAAAGACCAGACTTGCGGTCTTCTCCTATGAGAAGCGGAAATGCAAGAATCGTACACTTTGAACCAAAAGTAGTAAAAAATATGAAGAATGGCTAGAATACTGAGCAAATTGTATCTTTTAGTAGGGCATACAAAAGATACAAGATTCGAACTTCTGATACAATCAGTATATAGAATGGGAAATATGTTTGTGATTTTAAAGTTTTGCGTAAGGAATGTGCAGATGGGTCCTTACAGAGACCCCCCGCGCCAGCGATAGTAGCGGAAATCCTTTCCCTACCCATAATCATGGTTATCTACAAACAGATCGGAAAGATTGGAGCGAATAGCGCGGTCGCGTTATCCAATCTAAGTTTGATCCTCGAAACGTTTGCGAGGCGCTAAAGTTTCATTCCCAACTCACTACTACTTTTCCAAAATGTTTTCCTGTTTGTAGATACTGTAATGCTTCCGGAACTTCATCGAATCCGAACACTTTGTCCACAACTGGTTTCATTTTGTTTTGTTCAATGGCGCGGTTCATTTTTTCAAAATCGGCGCGGCTACCTACAATCACTCCTTGGACTTTGACCCCCTGCATCAGAATGGGGTAAAGAGAAAGACTGGATTCTCCACCGGCAAGGACACCAATGAGAGCAATGGTTCCATATGGTTTTATACTCATCATAGACTTTTGCATGGTGCCAGCTCCTCCCACTTCGATGATGAGGTCGGCCCCTGCCATTTTGGTATGTTTGCGGACATCACGTTCCCAATTGGTTTTGGTTGCATAGTTGATGGTTGCGTCCGCACCAAGGGTTTTGGCACGATCCAGTTTTTCATCACTGGAAGAGGTGACGATGACTCGGGCTCCCATCATTTTCGCAAACTGGAGGGCAAATAAAGAAACACCACCGGTTCCGAGACAAAGGACATCCGATCCGGGTTCAATCCCACCAAAATTCACAACGGCATTGTATGCGGTAAGGCCGGCACAACCTAAGGTGGCAGCTTCTTTGTCTGTTAGGTGGTTTGGTGTGGCTACGAGTCCTTCTTCTTGAAATTTGCCATAATTCACTAAACAGCCGTCATGTGGGCCTCCGAGG
This window contains:
- a CDS encoding LBF_4227 family protein, coding for MEHKESKHRKKGGIKAAFDDLINKTVAYVEVMAIYIQKNLQVYIKNLVLSSVWVFTSIFLIFLGFIYISYGVYLSIQKFLSAGDPILASFGTGFGFLVFAILFLSLVLKKK
- a CDS encoding alginate export family protein, encoding MQKRRLPITLLFFYLFIGYGLIGQTVAPAPETPNISPNTSSTIPPTQEPPKPNPPPSWSEGFTAGALVRVRPEMKYNLDFNRTTNDNVDFTGQKIQFWVQKEFTKDVIAKITFQDARLWGAEKGSLTGLSTANDGTRQSTDVREAYIEVKNNFNLPFHIQAGRQILRYGDERLVGSLDWTNVGRSFDGLRLKWEDKYFSSHMFVTSVSERHSDIAGNTTSFGVKNQYSPYLDCPYNGTKVCTLKPDAQRQELGDSYFTGFYNTLKPSDYFHIDLYYLGLQKEYLRTNQSLVLTTGETGTPTSRAGRWDILHTYGIRITNRTQPNKKALQAFDYSFEYAVQTGTTGKSIRPKWDDIRTDVTLIDPLTNTNYNHSLYSEKERYKTFAFGADIGYTIDKLRLGVAYDIGSGDPNRTDGSVASFQNLFHTNHLFYGMADQVSWVNMKSKSVNASYNLGAYGSFRVDYFVIEKHKLQDSWYDIAGVAKTGASTESITNNQYDMSQVQTEKGAGDNRPVSMLGRSLFREIDFKYNVPYKNLILECGYSMLFAGDAIQNKVNDRTMNSQVYTNQFSKNAQFAYLMVTAQF
- a CDS encoding DUF883 family protein, whose protein sequence is MEEVKKDKSLIDEIKLYEKKAKEIEQRAKEKYMEQVSDIKQKLGKASEEASIKAKEVIDTVGTYVKEHPQKAAVIGFGVGLGLGLALGWVFKKK
- a CDS encoding DUF4279 domain-containing protein; this translates as MESGTQREAKSWAMFAITGPRLRPLEVTEKLGIQPDYYHGADVKDIENMTIPSHWQLNSKLGPEFPLLDHIWDLLKTLAPVRKNLKEFTESYGSTIYASVEFASEFTKGVVLDKRTMLLLGEMGVDLEIIPWTASEIL
- a CDS encoding BtrH N-terminal domain-containing protein, whose protein sequence is MILNKISPYVGVHCETTTTGTLLKHIGLDLSEPMLFGIGEGLSFIFWNMKSMAFPFIGGRIKPDQLTANITKNLNLKLKIQETTSKPKAWSLVRDLIDSGTPVGLKLDCFHLEYFSKPFHFAGHYAAIYGYDQSNAYLIDTKQQGGKVHTSLKSLELARNEKGPMASKNLFYTIELGKKQTNLEKVVRLAAKNNAREYLNPPITNVSYQGIRKLASNLEKWFHSSEDIQRDFGTTAMMMEKAGTGGAIFRNLYRDFLLESYELTKDPIFKNTHLQFKEIATHWTEIISLFEVLGKTGEDRLLLQIKNLLNLISDSEFEAMTELLKLK
- a CDS encoding response regulator transcription factor, translated to MKNILVIEDDPDIGNLIRKSLDSAHYTTSVFENGEEGLKFYKSNHPDLVILDLSLPDIDGMEICRSIRKADESTPIFILSARTEEIDRIMGLELGADDYITKPFSVRELKTRVDVFFRRWDKKIGIKPNVGQAGEIIRGALKIDSIRRRVTLNENIINISRKEFDILQLLAGSPGKVFSREMILESVWGVEWDGFERMIDSHIKRIRSKLEKNSAQPEWIETIWGIGYRFTDNFENIVVPD
- a CDS encoding zinc-dependent alcohol dehydrogenase family protein, with translation MLNKVWEIQGSFGLENLKQSTRDLSESLAPKEVLVRLTATSLNYRDYLMVIGTYNPRQKLPLIPCSDGAGVVEAVGSEVTLWKKGDRVLPIFAQKWMDGAPNMDNLRSTLGGPHDGCLVNYGKFQEEGLVATPNHLTDKEAATLGCAGLTAYNAVVNFGGIEPGSDVLCLGTGGVSLFALQFAKMMGARVIVTSSSDEKLDRAKTLGADATINYATKTNWERDVRKHTKMAGADLIIEVGGAGTMQKSMMSIKPYGTIALIGVLAGGESSLSLYPILMQGVKVQGVIVGSRADFEKMNRAIEQNKMKPVVDKVFGFDEVPEALQYLQTGKHFGKVVVSWE
- a CDS encoding amino acid--tRNA ligase-related protein, which encodes MVSLSKDTLIFRSQVIRKVREILWRDGFLEVDTPSLKPVVGMEPYLDPFEVRSPNGREKGYLITSPEYSLKQMMARGMTRIFELAHTYRSGEMGSEFHSKEFLMLELYAKGMNDSSLRNYIEIFLRELVHNFGTKEDQKKTSNPDWICHLSVEEAFVKTVGHGFSREELFETIEKHKLSTSSLAELKAWQYEDLFFLVFLNLVEPKLGEGIVFLYDYPPECAALARVVDGVAKRFEIYWDGLELANAFYELSDAKEQRKRFREEQELREKLGKEVFPMDEDFLRCLENGFPECAGISIGMDRLLLKLSGKHGLGEVSPYWMEV
- a CDS encoding ZIP family metal transporter codes for the protein MLDSLMVWHPVALALLATGFTWFCTAFGAGFVFFFRTVPRPVFNAMLGFASGIMIAASFWSLLLPSIALSERAGNPAWLHSSFGFLSGGLTLYVLHKLLPHLHVGLEENHLEGGKSSFQRSLLLVLAITLHNIPEGLAVGVAFGALGDGFTYEALMAAVVVAFGIGIQNIPEGAAVSIPLLREGFSARKSFWYGQLSGFVEPIGGLLGATLVFYVESLLPFALSFAAGAMIFVVVEELIPESHTGKETEMSTLGAMFGFVLMMALDVGLG
- a CDS encoding DUF6935 domain-containing protein, with amino-acid sequence MKKVPILVFCFSLVTGPTMAQNLTSRNAVVIPSEPTTIEEFKSLQSNLATTAEGGAAILVLAISLYGKNQDLGRKTITLSVLSKNRQKSTKPTAVDGVDLGGGDQFLLGQLDKYKMLSGGYWKGAEPANGYTPTLPLTVETYTNPYSGDESTGKLKLFVATRGASSFRPVSMEKDTDGLWRAKEMSSLFVGMMPAK
- a CDS encoding LA_2478/LA_2722/LA_4182 family protein; this encodes MKKISIFLLILIPFLITAQTVKDAKEFQSLSKKMCAKTSECMKEKLKDLPADQRKMVESQFVNGNVCEARYKNYVVEGQKPTNDKPTKKLTKQDLEDMKKCAKDMAAFSCADLEDGKVPESCEKFQEED
- the cutA gene encoding divalent-cation tolerance protein CutA encodes the protein MASEEILVFTTIGDRDMAEEQISEMLEQGIIVSGTIFPEVELVYLWEGKITVDTENKILLKAKADKYDAIEEYIKKHHPYIAPEIIRMDVSFGSPTYKAFVADKIQKNS
- a CDS encoding ArsR/SmtB family transcription factor; the protein is MDLRRDVFQAIADPTRRAILLLVATQSMTAGTIASHFDTKRPTVSKHLQILTECELLAKEPNGREIYYHLNPNKMKEIANFIAPFQKLWDDRFNKLESVMKNYQKKG